Proteins encoded in a region of the Vicia villosa cultivar HV-30 ecotype Madison, WI linkage group LG5, Vvil1.0, whole genome shotgun sequence genome:
- the LOC131605304 gene encoding uncharacterized protein LOC131605304, producing MDIPTDTVKERTRHIRAYKIPDIDVSGLIGLSSRLEGEVLRDFNHDYGNLLSILNTSFDPMALITLFQFYDPQLRCFTFQDYQLVPTLEEFSYILNIRITDDVPFIRVTEVVRFEKIAEALHMGIKEVERNWKSSGGVSGFYLCFLISRAEDAAKKEQWVDFSRLLAIMIYGIVLFPSRENFVSLAGICVFMKKNPVPTLLADAYFLIHSRSKKGGYVVGFCLPLLYQWFMLHLPVRGSFVLKKSSLKWSDRIVNLTSYDIRWNYCVGKIWNIITSCGQYPNVPLMGTRGCISYNPTLAYRQLGHAMERDQNDVEAFESVYFADDKDPLELEKITYAWTKVHRRDQTTLSKKVPIAMGPYRKWVEARVENLLLPFARSCPLYEQPPVVLFDTVAAELYIQAEADNIKLKAKDNEVGLERYFQDREKAELARKLKHAQGEGSSMTRAQRRSHDLMEESLYRKQQECAKLRRSENNSKRRMQDSEQQLMEEKAKSARLEEELARLRAQRRGDGGAHSVIRRS from the coding sequence ATGGACATTCCCACTGATACCGTCAAAGAACGTACAAGGCACATCAGAGCTTATAAGATTCCGGATATTGATGTTTCGGGGTTGATTGGTTTGAGTTCTCGGTTGGAAGGGGAGGTTCTCCGTGACTTCAATCATGATTATGGCAATTTGCTCTCCATTCTCAATACATCTTTCGATCCAATGGCTTTGATCACCCtgtttcagttctatgatccacaGTTGAGGTGTTTTACATTTCAGGACTATCAATTGGTGCCAACACTCGAGGAGTTTTCTTACATACTCAATATCCGAATCACTGATGATGTACCTTTTATTCGAGTTACCGAGGTTGTGAGATTTGAAAAAATAGCTGAAGCTCTTCACATGGGTATAAAGGAGGTGGAAAGAAATTGGAAGTCATCGGGCGGTGTTTCTGGTTTCTATCTTTGCTTTTTGATCAGTAGGGCTGAGGATGCGGCTAAGAAGGAGCAGTGGGTTGATTTTAGTCGTTTGCTTGCTATCATGATTTATGGTATTGTCTTATTCCCTTCAAGAGAGAACTTTGTGAGTTTGGCGGGGATTTGTGTCTTTATGAAAAAAAACCCCGTGCCAACGTTGCTTGCAGATGCTTATTTTTTGATCCATTCGAGAAGTAAGAAGGGAGGATATGTTGTGGGTTTTTGTCTTCCATTGTTGTATCAGTGGTTCATGTTGCATTTGCCGGTGAGAGGATCTTttgtgctcaagaagagttctcttAAGTGGTCAGATAGGATTGTTAACCTCACATCTTATGACATCAGGTGGAACTATTGTGTGGGGAAGATTTGGAACATCATCACTAGTTGCGGTCAATATCCCAACGTTCCTCTCATGGGAACCAGAGGTTGCATTAGTTACAATCCCACACTCGCCTATCGTCAATTGGGACATGCAATGGAAAGGGATcagaatgatgtagaagcgtttgAATCAGTGTACTTTGCTGATGATAAAGATCCTCTGGAGCTAGAGAAAATAACGTATGCTTGGACTAAAGTCCATAGAAGGGATCAGACTACTTTGAGcaagaaggttcctattgctatgGGTCCTTACAGGAAATGGGTTGAGGCAAGAGTGGAAAATCTGTTGTTGCCATTTGCGAGGTCATGTCCGTTGTATGAACAACCTCCCGTGGTTTTATTTGATACAGTTGCGGCTGAACTCTATATTCAGGCTGAAGCAGACAACATCAAACTAAAAGCAAAGGATAATGAGGTTGGCTTGGAGAGGTATTTTCAAGATCGCGAAAAGGCGGAATTGGCTCGTAAGCTCAAGCATGCGCAAGGTGAAGGTTCAAGCATGACACGTGCCCAAAGGCGATCTCATGACTTGATGGAAGAAAGCTTGTACCGAAAACAGCAGGAATGTGCGAAGTTGCGAAGGTCCGAAAACAATAGCAAGAGAAGGATGCAGGATTCAGAACAACAGTTGATGGAAGAAAAAGCCAAGTCAGCTCGACTTGAAGAAGAGCTCGCAAGACTCCGAGCCCAGCGGAGAGGAGATGGAGGAGCTCATTCTGTTATCAGACGATCCTAG
- the LOC131602266 gene encoding uncharacterized protein LOC131602266 produces the protein MMVPLLALIVALFIPNGVFASPSTVPAFLWSSHYNLVSDNGLEGSVNYQVISPKDLAKSVLSEAGWSNFLCKGKKFEDPLDLALLFVGGELQSSDLSLNTDSSLSELLKDSFVRSNTSMAFPYVSASEDVTLEESLVSGFAEACGDDLGIGNVAFLGSCSMGNGNHEETAALHSVQGYLTQRMEKSHNGKTDLVVFCNEQSQASKNVDRTQSEGEVLSELISSVEKSGAKYAVLYVSDLSKSIQYPSYRELQRFLAESTIGNGSVNSTVCDGVCQLKSSLLEGLFVAIVLLIILISGLCCMMGIDSPTRFEAPQE, from the exons ATGATGGTGCCGCTACTTGCTTTGATCGTTGCACTTTTCATTCCAAATGGAGTTTTTGCAAGTCCTTCCACAGTTCCCGCATTCCTTTGGTCGTCTCATTATAATCT GGTCTCAGACAATGGATTGGAGGGGTCCGTTAATTATCAGGTCATTTCTCCAAAAGACCTAGCAAAATCGGTTTTATCTGAAGCAGGCTGGTCAAATTTTCTG TGCAAAGGGAAGAAATTTGAGGATCCTCTCGATCTGGCACTTCTATTTGTTGGTGGAGAG TTACAATCTTCAGATTTAAGTTTGAATACAGATTCATCACTTTCAGAATTGCTTAAG GACTCTTTTGTCAGATCCAACACTTCCATGGCATTTCCCTATGTTTCAGCATCAGAGGATGTAACTTTGGAAGAGTCATTGGTTTCGGGATTTGCTGAAGCCTGCGGAGACGATTTAGGAATTGGCAACGTGGCTTTCCTTGGATCCTGCTCCATGGGCAATGGAAATCATGAAGAAACTGCAGCTTTGCACTCAGTTCAA GGCTATTTGACCCAGAGGATGGAAAAGAGTCACAACGGGAAAACAGATTTGGTTGTGTTCTGCAATGAACAGTCTCAAGCTTCGAAAAATGTTGACAGAACACAATCTGAAG GTGAAGTTTTATCTGAGCTTATCAGCTCTGTAGAGAAATCTGGGGCAAAGTATGCAGTTCTTTACGTGTCAGATCTCTCGAAGTCAATTCAGTATCCTTCTTACAGGGAACTGCAAAGGTTTCTAGCAGAAAGTACAATAGGGAATGGATCAGTCAATTCTACAGTTTGTGATGGTGTTTGCCAGCTTAAGTCATCGCTTTTGGAGGGGCTCTTTGTG GCAATAGTTTTGTTAATAATTTTGATATCTGGACTTTGCTGTATGATGGGGATTGACTCCCCAACAAGATTTGAGGCGCCACAAGAGTGA
- the LOC131602267 gene encoding ABC transporter G family member 15-like: MEIEAASGGSNNKNKRCNMDESEEDETYCGITTRGSFLAWEDLRVIIPNFGKGPTKKILNGLHGFAEPGRIMAIMGPSGSGKSTLLDSLAGRLSKNVVMTGNVLLNGKKKTPGYGGFVAYVTQEDVLLGTLTVRETITYSAHLRLPTSMSKEEVSGIIEGTIIEMGLQDCADRLIGNWHLRGISGGEKKRLSIALEILTRPRLLFLDEPTSGLDSASAFFVVQTLRNVARDGRTVISSIHQPSSEVFALFDDLFLLSGGETVYFGEAKLAIEFFAEAGFPCPRKRNPSDHFLRCINSDFDVVTATLKGSQRIHDVPNSADPFLNLATAQIKERLIERFRRSNYARRVKDKIKELSTHEGPENEPKYGSQASWWKQLTTLTRRSFVNMSRDVGYYWLRIIIYIIVSICVGTIYFDIGYSYTSILARGACGAFISGFMTFMSIGGFPCFIEEMKVFYRERLNGYYGVAAYILSNFLSSFPFLVSIAVTSSTITYNMVKFRPGFIHFAFFTLNIYGCISVIESLMMVVASLVPNFLMGIITGAGIIGIMMMTSGFFRLLSDLPKPVWRYPISYISYGAWAIQGSYKNDLLGLEFEPLVAGDPKLTGEYVITHMLGIELSHSKWWDLAALLLILICYRLLFFIVLKFKERASPLFKNLYAKRTIQQLEKRPSFRRMPSFPSLRHQPLHSLSSQEGLDSPLQY; this comes from the exons ATGGAGATTGAAGCAGCAAGTGGTGGtagcaacaacaaaaacaaaagatgCAACATGGATGAGAGTGAAGAAGATGAAACATATTGTGGCATTACTACTAGAGGAAGTTTCTTAGCATGGGAGGATCTAAGAGTTATTATACCAAATTTTGGAAAAGGACCAACCAAAAAGATTCTTAATGGGCTTCATGGTTTTGCTGAGCCTGGTAGAATCATGGCTATTATGGGCCCTTCTGGTTCTGGAAAATCTACTTTGCTTGATTCTCTTGCAG GTAGACTCTCCAAAAATGTTGTAATGACAGGAAATGTTCTTCTCAATGGGAAGAAAAAAACTCCAGGCTATGGTGGTTTTGTT GCGTACGTAACACAAGAAGATGTGTTATTGGGAACATTGACAGTAAGAGAAACTATAACATATTCGGCGCATCTACGTCTTCCAACATCAATGTCAAAAGAAGAAGTTAGCGGCATAATCGAAGGAACAATCATAGAAATGGGTCTTCAAGACTGTGCTGATAGGTTAATAGGAAACTGGCATTTGAGAGGTATAAGTGGCGGTGAAAAGAAAAGACTTAGCATTGCACTTGAGATTCTCACAAGGCCGCGTTTATTGTTTCTCGATGAACCAACCAGTGGATTAGATAGTGCTTCAGCGTTCTTCGTTGTTCAAACTCTTCGAAACGTTGCTCGTGATGGAAGAACTGTTATTTCTTCTATTCATCAACCTAGCAGTGAAGTCTTTGCTCTTTTTGATGATCTTTTCTTACTTTCTGGTGGTGAAACTGTTTATTTTGGTGAAGCAAAATTGGCAATTgag TTTTTCGCTGAGGCTGGTTTCCCTTGTCCGCGTAAAAGAAATCCTTCTGATCATTTCTTAAGATGTATCAATTCTGATTTTGACGTTGTAACGGCTACGCTAAAGGGATCTCAAAGGATTCAT GATGTTCCGAATTCGGCAGATCCTTTTTTGAACTTGGCAACAGCGCAGATTAAAGAAAGGTTAATCGAGAGATTTAGGCGTTCAAATTACGCGAGAAGAGTAAAAGACAAGATCAAAGAACTATCAACTCAT GAAGGGCctgaaaacgagccaaaatatgGAAGCCAAGCTAGTTGGTGGAAGCAACTCACTACATTGACAAGGAGATCATTTGTGAACATGAGTAGAGATgttggttactattggttgaGAATTATAATCTACATCATTGTATCTATATGTGTTGGAACCATCTATTTTGATATTGGTTATAGCTATACTTCAATCTTGGCTCGCGGTGCGTGTGGTGCATTTATATCAGGATTCATGACTTTCATGTCAATTGGAGGCTTTCCATGTTTTATTGAAGAAATGAAG GTATTTTATCGAGAAAGGCTTAATGGATATTATGGCGTAGCGGCATATATTTTATCGAACTTTCTATCATCATTCCCATTCTTGGTTTCTATTGCTGTTACTTCTAGCACCATCACATATAACATGGTGAAATTCAGGCCAGGATTCATTCACTTTGCGTTTTTCACTCTCAATATCTACGGATGCATCTCGGTGATCGAGAGTCTCATGATGGTTGTAGCTTCACTTGTTCCGAATTTCCTCATGGGAATCATTACAGGAGCTGGAATCATT GGAATCATGATGATGACCTCTGGATTCTTTAGGTTGCTATCTGATCTTCCAAAACCAGTTTGGCGCTATCCCATTTCGTATATCAGTTATGGCGCATGGGCAATACAG GGTTCATACAAGAACGACTTACTCGGACTCGAGTTTGAACCACTAGTAGCCGGCGACCCGAAACTGACAGGAGAATATGTGATAACACACATGTTAGGAATTGAGCTAAGCCATTCAAAATGGTGGGACTTAGCAGCACTTTTACTCATTCTCATATGTTACAGGCTTCTATTCTTTATTGTTCTCAAGTTCAAGGAAAGAGCATCACCATTGTTTAAGAACCTTTACGCCAAAAGAACCATACAACAGCTTGAGAAAAGACCTTCATTCAGAAGAATGCCATCTTTTCCTTCATTGAGGCATCAACCACTtcactcactatcttctcaagaGGGTCTTGATTCTCCACTTCAATACTAG